In Desulfomonile tiedjei DSM 6799, a genomic segment contains:
- a CDS encoding sigma-54-dependent Fis family transcriptional regulator: MTYGLHQNVLEATSLGMAVFTADGQCISINEALCSMIGAGREEVWQRNFREMDSWKGFGLLVDADEVLSTGREKRREVLVVRSFDRNVWLDCRLNRFTDNGEHRILLIANDITHQKSMEEGLRKSEATLRGILSLSPVGIGLTQDRRIIWVNESWTKMFGFQNSHEFSGKSARVLYPSEAEFERVGRLLYKNGKEIAQTDAKFVKQDGTLFDGHVRIKILDPTDPGKDTIAVIYDITDRKSAEEALRESEQRFRTVFEGANDLIFIKDLDMRFTHVNRAMERIFGVDSSQILGRKAEDFFGEETGKLIREADLRVLKGESIEEEQSRTLFGVRLTFHEVRTPLKNDAGEVVGICGISREITDRKKAQVTLSPPEPEQYPSSAMRETMRTARYASDSDSLVLLQGESGSGKDYLAQWIHDHSRRSSGPYFSLNCAAISKELAESELFGHEAGAFTGARARKKGLLELAESGTLLLNEIGELPLPLQAKLLTFLDTREFLRVGGERAVHVNARLIAATHRNLETEVEEGRFLSPLYHRLNVFTITMPPLRDRTEDIPILLREIMSKLAKDLQLTELPPIDAAGMRSFMSYSWPGNVRELRNVVERALMLSQEGSLNILLPSNDEQSLRVSFGQGKTFQAIIDEITRWLCECALERSGGNKKDAADLLDISRGALYRYMKRVGISRDNDT; the protein is encoded by the coding sequence CGTATTCACGGCTGACGGTCAATGCATTTCCATTAACGAAGCGCTGTGCTCCATGATAGGAGCCGGTCGCGAAGAAGTCTGGCAACGCAATTTTCGGGAAATGGATTCATGGAAAGGATTCGGCCTTCTCGTTGATGCAGATGAAGTTCTGTCTACCGGCAGGGAAAAGCGAAGAGAAGTTCTTGTGGTGAGAAGCTTTGACAGGAATGTCTGGCTGGATTGCCGTTTGAATCGTTTTACCGACAATGGTGAACACCGAATTCTGCTCATCGCAAATGATATCACCCATCAAAAAAGTATGGAGGAAGGTCTTCGAAAGAGTGAGGCAACTCTGAGAGGTATTTTGTCACTCTCTCCCGTGGGTATCGGACTGACACAAGACAGGCGCATAATATGGGTGAACGAGTCCTGGACCAAAATGTTCGGATTTCAGAACAGCCACGAATTCTCGGGAAAGAGCGCAAGAGTTTTGTATCCTTCAGAAGCAGAATTCGAGCGAGTGGGCAGGCTGCTCTACAAAAATGGTAAGGAAATTGCCCAAACTGATGCGAAATTCGTCAAACAGGATGGTACCCTATTTGACGGGCATGTAAGGATAAAGATTCTTGATCCAACCGATCCCGGCAAAGACACCATAGCTGTTATCTACGATATAACGGACCGAAAGAGCGCCGAAGAGGCTTTGCGCGAGAGTGAACAACGGTTTCGCACCGTATTTGAAGGCGCGAACGACCTCATTTTCATCAAAGACCTTGATATGCGTTTCACGCATGTAAATCGGGCAATGGAGCGAATCTTCGGAGTTGATTCATCACAAATTCTGGGGCGAAAAGCAGAAGATTTTTTCGGAGAAGAAACCGGGAAGCTCATCAGGGAAGCAGACCTCAGGGTTCTCAAAGGGGAATCCATTGAAGAGGAGCAGTCAAGGACTTTGTTCGGGGTCCGTCTGACGTTCCATGAGGTGAGAACACCTCTCAAGAACGATGCCGGTGAGGTGGTCGGGATTTGCGGCATCTCACGGGAAATCACCGATAGAAAAAAGGCACAGGTCACCTTGTCCCCTCCTGAGCCGGAGCAATATCCCTCTTCAGCAATGCGCGAGACCATGCGGACTGCTCGCTATGCTTCCGATTCGGACAGCCTCGTGCTGCTCCAGGGTGAGAGTGGAAGCGGAAAAGATTACCTGGCTCAATGGATTCACGACCATTCCAGGAGATCCAGCGGTCCTTATTTTTCGCTGAATTGCGCTGCAATATCGAAGGAATTGGCGGAATCCGAACTCTTCGGTCATGAGGCGGGCGCTTTCACTGGTGCGAGAGCCCGCAAGAAAGGGCTCTTGGAATTGGCTGAAAGTGGCACATTATTGCTCAACGAAATTGGTGAGTTGCCGCTCCCCTTGCAGGCGAAGCTGCTCACGTTTCTCGATACCAGGGAATTCCTGCGTGTAGGAGGAGAAAGGGCGGTTCATGTCAATGCACGGCTCATTGCTGCCACTCACCGAAATCTCGAAACGGAAGTTGAAGAAGGCCGGTTTCTATCGCCCCTGTACCACCGTCTCAACGTGTTTACGATAACCATGCCGCCATTACGAGACAGGACCGAAGATATTCCTATTCTGTTGAGAGAGATCATGTCCAAACTGGCGAAGGACCTACAGCTCACGGAACTTCCTCCCATCGACGCCGCAGGAATGAGAAGTTTCATGAGTTATAGCTGGCCCGGAAACGTGAGGGAACTGCGGAACGTGGTTGAGAGGGCCCTGATGTTGTCTCAGGAGGGCAGCCTGAATATCCTGCTGCCTTCCAACGATGAACAGTCGCTGAGAGTCTCTTTCGGCCAGGGCAAAACCTTTCAGGCCATAATCGATGAAATCACACGGTGGCTGTGTGAATGCGCCCTGGAGCGCAGCGGTGGTAACAAGAAGGATGCCGCCGATCTCTTGGATATATCTCGAGGAGCGCTCTACAGGTATATGAAGCGTGTAGGCATTTCGCGCGATAATGACACATAG
- the tnpC gene encoding IS66 family transposase has translation MGINGCPVCLEKQRCIDELKEKIQSLEAKLRYQERKAQEGYFGSSTPSSKIPIKRNSEQKEKKPKGARQGHKGSGRKSHECEFDYAVEVEAPDICPECGGILEKKGVEERSVLDTPSQKPERIVFRLPKRYCYRCERTFTPQTPGVLPKSLYGNQLIANAMTMYYFYGLPMGRICEQTGVSEGSLMEVYHRMGRLFERVPQKLIEEYRQAPVKHADETSWRTDGKNGYVWLFATPDLSIFQFGKSRSSQVAHAVLGKDRLPGVLVVDRYRGYKKAPCEIQYCYAHLLRDVQDLEKEFPEEAEVSTFVAVVAPLLALAQGLRSQPITDKQFYRRAAKLRTEIKAAMERPARHMGIRRIQGIFRENEERLYHWARDRTIPAENNLAERDLRPTVVARKVSYGSISDNGAKTRSILTTVLTTLKKRGNDPAEQMKKTLDQLATNLKLDPYELLFQRNGPQE, from the coding sequence ATGGGCATAAACGGTTGTCCGGTTTGTTTGGAAAAACAGCGTTGCATTGACGAGTTAAAAGAAAAGATCCAGAGCCTGGAGGCTAAACTGCGCTATCAAGAGCGCAAGGCTCAAGAAGGATACTTCGGCTCTTCCACTCCCTCATCCAAAATACCAATCAAGAGGAACAGTGAACAGAAGGAGAAAAAGCCCAAAGGTGCGCGGCAGGGACACAAAGGTTCCGGTCGCAAGAGCCACGAGTGCGAGTTTGATTATGCGGTAGAAGTGGAGGCTCCAGATATCTGTCCCGAATGCGGGGGTATTCTTGAAAAGAAAGGGGTGGAAGAGAGGAGTGTCCTGGATACGCCTTCTCAAAAACCCGAACGAATAGTATTTCGCTTACCCAAAAGGTATTGTTATCGTTGTGAACGCACGTTTACTCCCCAGACTCCCGGGGTGCTTCCCAAGAGTCTTTACGGAAATCAACTCATTGCCAATGCCATGACGATGTATTACTTCTATGGTCTTCCCATGGGACGAATCTGTGAACAGACTGGAGTAAGCGAAGGAAGCCTGATGGAGGTATATCATCGAATGGGGCGACTTTTTGAAAGAGTTCCCCAGAAGCTCATTGAAGAATATCGACAAGCTCCTGTGAAACACGCAGATGAGACGAGCTGGCGCACTGACGGCAAGAACGGATACGTTTGGCTCTTCGCCACTCCCGATTTGAGCATTTTCCAATTTGGCAAGAGTCGCTCGTCCCAAGTAGCTCATGCAGTCCTCGGCAAAGATCGGCTACCGGGCGTTTTGGTTGTGGATCGTTACCGCGGCTACAAGAAAGCTCCATGTGAGATTCAATATTGTTACGCTCACCTTCTGCGAGATGTCCAGGATTTGGAAAAAGAGTTTCCCGAAGAAGCAGAGGTCTCAACTTTTGTGGCTGTTGTGGCTCCTTTACTTGCACTCGCTCAGGGACTTCGCAGCCAACCGATTACGGATAAGCAATTCTATCGTCGAGCGGCTAAGCTTCGGACTGAAATTAAGGCCGCAATGGAACGACCGGCCCGCCATATGGGCATTCGCCGGATCCAAGGTATCTTCCGTGAAAATGAAGAGAGGCTCTATCACTGGGCTCGAGACCGAACGATTCCGGCAGAAAACAATTTAGCCGAAAGAGATCTGAGACCCACTGTTGTGGCAAGGAAGGTCAGCTATGGATCTATTTCTGATAACGGAGCCAAGACGCGCAGTATTCTCACAACCGTCCTCACCACCCTCAAGAAACGAGGTAACGACCCTGCAGAACAGATGAAGAAAACTCTCGATCAATTAGCAACGAATCTTAAGCTGGACCCCTATGAACTCCTCTTTCAAAGAAACGGCCCTCAAGAATAG
- a CDS encoding IS1182 family transposase encodes MGKQIRADYEQILMFPPSVEDWVAKDHPARFIRDFVDSLDLSELGIEVPDSDTGRPPYAPDLLLKVWLFGYFNRIRSTRKLEKGCLENMGLIWLTGMNAPDHNSLWRFFKANKKSLRHLFRQSIRVALKADLIGLALHAVDGTKIQAVSSNDKARGREHLERFLESVSERLDRTIADAMTEIERAEREETGEYRLPQSMQDGLKRKQRIQEALKELDESDKKSVHPSEPEARFMKNRRTKDLSYNAQAVADQKSGLIVAADVVTDGADNGQLVPMLDKVKENLGAVAEENVADGGYFSSGQIGLAHEREYGILIGKSSGEIVSERGADEDLYHRSRFVFDQERDCFICPEGRLLPFHQRKINGKNHNEVRRYHCKDFLTCPNRWKCSKSKNGRLIDLSVYEAALERHRSKREKPENKERLKTRKKIIEPPFAWIKSALSFRRWTVAGIDNVKAQWDLICTTINLRKLYHHWVSGEVAFT; translated from the coding sequence ATGGGCAAACAGATCCGGGCCGATTACGAACAGATCTTGATGTTTCCGCCGTCAGTGGAAGACTGGGTGGCTAAGGATCACCCGGCGCGCTTTATCCGAGATTTCGTGGATTCCTTGGATCTGTCCGAGTTGGGAATCGAGGTTCCCGACAGCGATACAGGACGTCCTCCGTATGCGCCAGATCTTCTGTTGAAGGTGTGGCTTTTCGGATACTTCAATCGGATCAGGAGTACCCGTAAGCTTGAAAAGGGTTGCCTTGAGAATATGGGGCTGATTTGGCTGACGGGGATGAATGCTCCGGATCATAATTCCTTATGGCGATTCTTCAAGGCGAACAAGAAATCATTGAGGCATCTGTTCAGACAGTCGATTCGTGTTGCTCTGAAGGCCGATCTGATCGGTCTAGCTCTTCATGCCGTGGACGGGACCAAGATCCAAGCCGTCTCATCCAACGACAAGGCTCGGGGTCGTGAGCACCTGGAGAGGTTTCTGGAAAGTGTTTCGGAGAGATTGGACCGCACGATTGCCGATGCGATGACTGAGATAGAGAGAGCCGAGCGGGAAGAGACCGGTGAGTATCGCCTTCCGCAGTCCATGCAAGACGGATTGAAACGGAAACAGCGGATACAAGAGGCTCTGAAGGAGTTGGATGAATCGGACAAGAAGTCAGTTCACCCTTCGGAACCGGAAGCTCGCTTTATGAAGAATCGCCGGACCAAAGACTTGTCGTACAACGCTCAGGCGGTTGCCGACCAAAAGAGCGGCCTTATCGTGGCCGCAGATGTGGTCACGGATGGGGCCGACAACGGGCAATTGGTCCCCATGCTCGACAAGGTGAAAGAGAATCTGGGCGCTGTGGCAGAGGAAAATGTGGCGGACGGGGGATATTTTTCCTCAGGGCAGATAGGTCTGGCCCATGAGCGAGAATACGGCATTCTTATCGGGAAATCGTCAGGGGAAATTGTTTCCGAGAGAGGTGCGGATGAGGATCTCTATCACCGATCCCGGTTCGTCTTTGATCAGGAGCGTGATTGCTTCATATGCCCTGAAGGGCGCTTGTTGCCTTTTCATCAGCGGAAAATTAACGGCAAGAACCACAATGAGGTTCGCAGGTATCACTGCAAGGATTTTCTAACGTGTCCCAATCGCTGGAAATGCTCCAAGAGCAAGAACGGACGCCTCATAGACCTCAGCGTTTACGAGGCGGCCCTAGAACGACACCGCAGCAAGAGGGAAAAACCAGAGAACAAAGAGCGCCTGAAGACTCGAAAGAAGATTATCGAGCCACCGTTTGCCTGGATCAAGAGCGCATTAAGCTTTCGGCGATGGACCGTGGCCGGAATCGACAACGTAAAGGCCCAGTGGGACCTTATTTGCACGACCATAAATCTCAGGAAGCTCTACCACCATTGGGTATCCGGCGAGGTGGCATTCACGTAA
- a CDS encoding helix-turn-helix domain-containing protein has product MGKFDFSVIRNLRKKWSLSAEELAKRAGLTRGTIAKIEAENGNPTIDTIEALSAVFHLSSSELIRLAEVAQCEVAITKPFKKGQFEGTHVWFPAFEIRHVRARVGARKESDPKHHENTAEVCLVLSGKVRVTVRGQSHELTPGSALRFKALHEHEYDIVEEAEMLLIHHSMV; this is encoded by the coding sequence ATGGGCAAGTTCGACTTTTCCGTAATCCGCAATCTGCGCAAAAAATGGAGTCTCTCCGCCGAGGAACTGGCCAAACGGGCCGGGCTTACCCGAGGAACAATAGCGAAGATCGAAGCAGAAAACGGCAATCCGACCATAGATACTATTGAAGCTCTCAGTGCGGTCTTTCATCTGTCTTCAAGCGAGTTGATCCGGCTTGCGGAGGTGGCGCAATGTGAGGTTGCCATCACCAAGCCGTTCAAGAAGGGGCAATTTGAGGGTACCCACGTCTGGTTTCCGGCCTTTGAGATTCGTCACGTTCGAGCCCGGGTCGGCGCCCGAAAGGAATCGGATCCCAAACATCATGAGAACACGGCCGAAGTGTGCCTGGTGCTTTCCGGCAAGGTTAGAGTGACCGTAAGAGGACAATCGCACGAACTGACCCCGGGCTCGGCGCTGAGATTCAAGGCATTGCATGAGCACGAATATGACATTGTTGAAGAAGCCGAGATGCTGTTAATTCACCACAGTATGGTCTGA